A window of Panthera leo isolate Ple1 chromosome D2, P.leo_Ple1_pat1.1, whole genome shotgun sequence contains these coding sequences:
- the GBF1 gene encoding Golgi-specific brefeldin A-resistance guanine nucleotide exchange factor 1 isoform X7, with protein MVDKNIYIIQGEINIVVGAIKRNARWSTHTPLDEERDPLLHSFSHLKEVLNNITELSEIEPNVFLRPFLEVIRSEDTTGPITGLALTSVNKFLSYALIDPTHEGTAEGMENMADAVTHARFVGTDPASDEVVLMKILQVLRTLLLTPVGSHLTNESVCEIMQSCFRICFEMRLSELLRKSAEHTLVDMVQLLFTRLPQFKEEPKNYMGTNMKKLKMRAGGMSDSSKWKKQKRSPRPLRHMTKVTPGSELPTPNGTTLSSNLTGGMPFIDVPTPISSASSEAASAVVSPSTDSGLEFSSQTTSKEDLTDLEQPGSPGYSTATEPGSSELGIPEQPDPQQEGIHVEKAQSASVESIPEVLEECTSPADHSDSASVHDMDYVNPRGVRFTQSSQKEGTALVPYGLPCIRELFRFLISLTNPHDRHNSEVMIHMGLHLLTVALESAPVAQCQTLLGLIKDEMCRHLLQLLSVERLNLYAASLRVCFLLFESMREHLKFQLEMYIKKLMEIITVENPKMPYEMKEMALEAIVQLWHIPSFVTELYINYDCDYYCSNLFEDLTKLLSKNAFPVSGQLYTTHLLSLDALLTVIDSTEAHCQAKVLNSLTQQEKKEAARPGYETVDGIREASNTERAANDRKPVGIAPDVPGLHLPGGGRLPAEHGKPGCSDLEEAGDSGADKKFTRKPPRFSCLLPDPRELIEIKNKKKLLITGTEQFNQKPKKGIQFLQEKGLLTIPMDNTEVAQWLRENPRLDKKMIGEFVSDRKNIDLLESFVSTFSFQGLRLDEALRLYLEAFRLPGEAPVIQRLLEAFTEHWRNCNGSPFANSDACFALAYAVIMLNTDQHNHNVRKQNAPMTLEEFRKNLKGVNGGKDFEQDILEDMYHAIKNEEIVMPEEQTGLVRENYVWNVLLHRGATPEGIFLRVPAGSYDLDLFTMTWGPTIAALSYVFDKSLEETIIQKAISGFRKCAMISAHYGLSDVFDNLIISLCKFTALSSESIENLPSVFGSNPKAHIAAKTVFHLAHRHGDILREGWKNIMEAMLQLFRAQLLPKAMVEVEDFVDPNGKISLQREETPSNRGESTVLSFVSWLTLSGTEQSSVRGPSTENQEAKRAALDCIKQCDPEKMITESKFLQLESLQELMKALVSVTPDEETYDEEDAAFCLEMLLRIVLENRDRVGCVWQTVRDHLYHLCVQAQDFCFLVERAVVGLLRLAIRLLRREEISGQVLLSLRILLLMKPSVLSRVSHQVAYGLHELLKTNAANIHSGDDWATLFTLLECIGSGVKPPAALQATARADAPDAGAQSDSELPSYHQNDVSLDRGYTSDSEVYADHCRPGKIHRSATDADVVNSGWLVVGKDDIDNSKPGPGPSRLGPSPLVNQYSLTVGLDLGPHDTKSLLKCVESLSFIVRDAAHITPDNFELCVKTLRIFVEASLNGGCKSQEKRGKSHKYDSKGNRFKKKSKEGSVLRRPRTSSQHATRGGHSDDDEDEGVPASYHTVSLQVSQDLLDLMHTLHTRAASIYSSWAEEQRHLETGGRKIEADSRTLWAHCWCPLLQGIACLCCDARRQVRMQALTYLQRALLVHDLQKLDALEWESCFNKVLFPLLTKLLENISPADVGGMEETRMRASTLLSKVFLQHLSPLLSLSTFAALWLTILDFMDKYMHAGSSDLLSEAIPESLKNMLLVMDTAEIFHNADARGGSPSALWEITWERIDCFLPHLRDELFKQTVIQDPMPMEPHAQKPMASAHMAPAAGDTRTPGHPPPPEMPSELGVCDFEKPEGPRPANSSSPGSPVASSPSRLSPTPDGPPPLAQPPLILQPLASPLQVGVPPMTLPIILNPALIEATSPVPLLATPRPTDPMPTSEVN; from the exons AACTCTCAGAAATTGAGCCCAATGTGTTCCTCCGTCCATTTCTGGAAGTGATTCGCTCTGAAGATACCACTGGCCCTATCACTGGACTGGCGCTAACCTCTGTCAACAAGTTCCTGTCCTATGCACTCATAG ATCCCACTCATGAGGGCACAGCAGAGGGCATGGAGAACATGGCGGATGCTGTCACCCATGCCCGTTTTGTGGGCACAGATCCTGCCAGCGATGAGGTTGTCCTGATGAAAATCCTTCAG GTGCTGCGGACTCTGTTGCTGACCCCAGTGGGTTCCCACCTAACCAATGAATCTGTGTGTGAGATTATGCAGTCTTGCTTCCGGATCTGCTTTGAAATGAGGCTCAGTG AGTTATTGAGAAAATCCGCAGAGCACACTCTCGTAGACATGGTGCAGCTGCTCTTCACAAG GTTACCTCAGTTTAAAGAAGAACCCAAGAACTATATGGGCACCAACATGAAGAAG CTGAAAATGAGAGCAGGAGGCATGAGTGATTCATCCaagtggaagaaacagaagagatccCCCCGGCCTCTGCGCCATATGACCAAAGTCACACCGGGTTCAGAGCTGCCCACCCCCAACGGAACTACCTTATCCTCTAACCTCACTG GGGGAATGCCCTTCATTGATGTGCCCACTCCCATCTCTTCTGCAAGTTCAGAAGCTGCCTCAGCAGTGGTCAGCCCCTCTACAGACAGTGGCCTGGAGTTCTCCTCCCAGACCACCTCCAAGGAAGACCTCACTGACCTGGAACAACCTGGCTCTCCAGGGTATAGCACAGCTACAGAGCCTGGCAGCAGCGAGCTGGGGATTCCTGAGCAGCCTGATCCCCAG CAGGAAGGGATTCATGTGGAAAAGGCCCAGTCAGCATCCGTGGAATCCATCCCCGAAGTGTTAGAGGAGTGCACATCCCCTGCTGACCACTCTGATTCTGCCTCTGTTCATGACATGGATTACGTCAATCCCCGGGGTGTACGCTTTACACAGTCCTCCCAGAAGGAAG GTACAGCATTGGTCCCCTATGGTCTTCCCTGCATCCGCGAACTCTTCCGCTTCCTCATCTCCCTCACCAATCCACACGACCGCCATAATTCAGAGGTTATGATCCACATGGGATTGCATTTGCTGACAGTGGCTCTTGAATCAGCCCCTGTAGCCCAGTGCCAAACCCTGTTGGGCCTCATCAAGGATGAGATGTGCCGCCACTTACTCCAG CTACTCAGTGTAGAGCGACTAAACCTTTATGCTGCTTCCCTGCGGGTATGCTTCCTACTGTTTGAGAGCATGAGGGAGCACCTCAAGTTCCAATTGGAG ATGTACATCAAAAAGCTTATGGAAATCATCACTGTGGAGAACCCCAAGATGCCTTACGAGATGAAGGAGATGGCACTGGAGGCCATTGTGCAGCTCTGGCACATCCCCAGCTTTGTCACTGAGCTCTATATCAACTATGATTGTGACTATTACTGTTCCAACCTCTTTGAAGACCTCACCAAGCTGCTGTCCAAG AATGCCTTCCCTGTGTCTGGTCAGCTCTACACAACACACCTCCTCTCTCTTGATGCCCTGTTAACAGTGATTGATAGCACTGAGGCCCATTGCCAGGCCAAAGTCCTCAACAGTCTTACccaacaagagaagaaagaagcagcTAGACCTGGCTATGAGACAGTAGATGGCATCCGAGAAGCCAGCAATA CTGAGAGAGCAGCCAACGACAGGAAACCTGTAGGCATAGCCCCAGATGTCCCAGGCCTACATTTACCAGGTGGAGGGCGGCTGCCAGCAGAACACGGGAAGCCAGGATGCAGTGATCTGGAGGAAGCTGGTGACTCTGGGG CTGACAAAAAGTTTACCCGGAAGCCACCTCGATTTTCCTGTCTCCTGCCAGATCCACGGGAActgattgaaattaaaaacaaaaagaag CTGCTAATCACGGGCACAGAACAGTTCAATCAGAAACCAAAGAAGGGGATCCAGTTTCTGCAAGAAAAAGGCCTCCTCACCATCCCAATGGACAACACAGAAGTAGCCCAGTGGCTCCGAGAGAACCCTCGGCTGGACAAGAAAATGATTGGAGAGTTTGTGAGTGACCGCAAAAACATTGACCTGTTGGAGAGCTTTGTAAG CACCTTCAGCTTTCAGGGTCTGCGGCTGGATGAAGCTCTTCGTCTCTACTTGGAAGCCTTCCGCTTACCTGGGGAAGCACCAGTCATCCAGAGGTTGCTGGAGGCATTCACAGAGCATTGGAGG AATTGTAATGGCTCCCCATTTGCCAATAGCGATGCCTGCTTTGCCCTGGCCTATGCTGTCATCATGCTTAATACTGACCAGCACAACCACAATGTTCGCAAACAGAATGCACCCATGACTCTAGAG GAGTTTCGCAAAAACCTAAAAGGTGTGAACGGAGGCAAGGACTTTGAGCAAGACATTCTGGAGGACATGTATCATGCCATCAA GAATGAGGAAATTGTGATGCCTGAAGAGCAGACAGGCTTGGTTCGGGAGAACTATGTGTGGAATGTGCTGCTTCATCGAGGTGCCACCCCAGAAGGCATATTCTTGCGTGTGCCTGCTGGCAGCTATGATCTTGACCTCTTCACCATGACCTGGGGCCCCACTATTGCTGCTCTCTCTTACGTCTTTGACAAAAGCCTTGAGGAAACAATCATCCAGAAAGCCATCTCGGGCTTCAG GAAGTGCGCCATGATCTCCGCCCACTATGGCCTCAGCGATGTATTTGACAATCTCATCATATCTCTGTGCAAATTCACAGCTCTCAGCAGTGAG tctATTGAGAACCTGCCTAGTGTGTTTGGAAGCAACCCCAAAGCCCATATTGCAGCTAAGACGGTATTCCATTTAGCCCATCGTCACGGTGACATCCTGCGGGAGGGCTGGAAGAATATCATGGAGGCCATGCTGCAGCTCTTCCGGGCCCAACTGCTACCCAAAGCTATGGTGGAG GTAGAAGATTTCGTGGATCCCAATGGCAAGATCTCTCTACAGAGGGAGGAGACACCATCAAATCG AGGAGAGTCAACAGTGCTAAGCTTTGTGAGCTGGCTGACACTAAGTGGTACTGAACAGTCTAGTGTGCGAGGCCCATCCACTGAGAACCAAGAGGCCAAAAGAGCAGCCTTAGACTGTATCAAG CAATGTGACCCAGAAAAAATGATCACAGAAAGCAAGTTTCTTCAGCTGGAGTCACTGCAGGAGCTCATGAAG GCTCTAGTCTCAGTGACACCAGATGAAGAGACATATGATGAGGAGGATGCTGCTTTCTGCCTGGAGATGCTGCTGAGGATTGTGCTGGAGAACAG GGACCGTGTGGGTTGTGTGTGGCAGACTGTTCGAGACCATCTGTATCACCTATGTGTCCAGGCACAGGATTTCTGCTTCCTTGTGGAGCGGGCAGTGGTGGGGCTGCTGCGCTTGGCCATTCGACTGCTCCGCAGAGAAGAGATCAGTGGCCAG GTGCTGCTCTCCCTGCGCATTTTGCTACTAATGAAGCCCAGCGTGCTGTCCCGAGTCAGTCACCAGGTAGCCTATGGGCTCCATGAACTCCTTAAGACCAACGCAGCCAACATCCACTCAGGTGATGACTGGGCCACCCTCTTCACGCTACTGGAATGCATTGGCTCAGGCGTAAAACCTCCAGCTGCACTGCAGGCCACAGCCAGGGCTGATGCACCTGATGCTG GGGCCCAATCAGACAGCGAACTCCCATCCTACCATCAGAATGATGTGAGCCTGGACCGAGGATACACTTCTGACTCAGAGGTCTATGCTGACCATTGTAGGCCTGGCAAGATCCACCGATCAGCCACAGATGCTGATGTGGTCAACAGCGGTTGGTTAGTG GTGGGGAAGGATGACATCGATAACTCCAAGCCAGGTCCTGGGCCCAGCCGGCTAGGCCCTTCACCCCTGGTCAATCAGTACAGCCTAACAGTGGGGCTGGACCTCGGGCCACATGACACTAAGTCCCTGCTTAAATGTGTGGAATCTCTGTCGTTCATTGTGCGTGATGCTGCCCACATTACACCTGACAACTTTGAGCTCTGCGTCAAGACTCTCCGCATCTTTGTGGAGGCCAGTCTGAATGGCG GGTGCAAGTCCCAGGAGAAACGTGGCAAGAGTCACAAATatgacagcaaaggaaaccgcTTCAAGAAGAAATCCAAGGAAGGCTCAGTGCTTCGGCGGCCTCGAACCTCCAGCCAACATGCCACTAGAGGTGGGCATAGTGACGATGATGAGGATGAAGGCGTGCCTGCCAGCTACCATACGGTGTCTTTACAGGTCAGTCAGGAC TTGTTAGACCTGATGCACACCCTACACACGAGAGCGGCCTCTATCTACAGCTCGTGGGCGGAGGAGCAGCGCCACCTGGAGACAGGTGGTCGGAAGATCGAAGCAGATTCACGCACCCTCTGGGCCCACTGTTGGTGCCCTTTACTGCAGG GCATCGCCTGCCTGTGCTGTGATGCCCGGCGCCAGGTGCGGATGCAGGCACTGACCTATCTGCAGCGAGCACTACTGGTACATGATCTGCAAAAGCTAGATGCCCTGGAGTGGGAGTCCTGTTTTAACAAG GTGCTGTTTCCTCTACTGACCAAACTCTTGGAGAACATCAGCCCTGCAGATGTGGGTGGGATGGAGGAGACTCGAATGAGGGCTTCCACACTGCTCTCTAAG GTCTTCTTGCAGCACCTGTCTCCGCTGCTGTCACTCTCTACCTTTGCGGCCCTCTGGCTGACCATCCTGGACTTCATGGACAAGTATATGCATGCAGGCTCCAGTGACTTACTG TCAGAGGCCATCCCTGAGTCTCTGAAGAACATGCTCCTGGTGATGGACACAGCAGAGATTTTCCACAACGCAGATGCCCGAGGAGGCAGCCCCTCAGCCCTCTGGGAGATTACCTGGGAGCGCATTGACTGTTTTCTGCCCCACCTACGAGATGAGCTCTTCAAGCAGACTGTCATCCAGG ACCCCATGCCCATGGAGCCACATGCCCAAAAACCTATGGCCTCAGCCCACATGGCTCCTGCTGCTGGGGACACAAGGACACCTGGCCATCCACCTCCTCCAGAGATGCCTTCTGAGCTGGGGGTCTGTG ACTTTGAGAAGCCTGAGGGCCCTCGGCCTGCCAACAGCAGCTCCCCTGGATCACCAGTGGCGTCTAGCCCCAGCAGACTGAGCCCTACTCCAGATGGGCCTCCTCCCCTGGCTCAGCCCCCACTGATCCTGCAGCCCTTGGCCTCCCCACTGCAGGTGGGTGTACCACCCATGACTCTGCCCATCATCCTCAACCCTGCTCTCATTGAGGCCACTTCACCAGTGCCCCTCCTGGCTACACCCCGCCCCACAGACCCCATGCCCACCTCTGAGGTCAACTAA
- the GBF1 gene encoding Golgi-specific brefeldin A-resistance guanine nucleotide exchange factor 1 isoform X1: MVDKNIYIIQGEINIVVGAIKRNARWSTHTPLDEERDPLLHSFSHLKEVLNNITELSEIEPNVFLRPFLEVIRSEDTTGPITGLALTSVNKFLSYALIDPTHEGTAEGMENMADAVTHARFVGTDPASDEVVLMKILQVLRTLLLTPVGSHLTNESVCEIMQSCFRICFEMRLSELLRKSAEHTLVDMVQLLFTRLPQFKEEPKNYMGTNMKKISPCLLNKLELSSGEQTKALNQLERVLLFKNLKLKMRAGGMSDSSKWKKQKRSPRPLRHMTKVTPGSELPTPNGTTLSSNLTGGMPFIDVPTPISSASSEAASAVVSPSTDSGLEFSSQTTSKEDLTDLEQPGSPGYSTATEPGSSELGIPEQPDPQQEGIHVEKAQSASVESIPEVLEECTSPADHSDSASVHDMDYVNPRGVRFTQSSQKEGTALVPYGLPCIRELFRFLISLTNPHDRHNSEVMIHMGLHLLTVALESAPVAQCQTLLGLIKDEMCRHLLQLLSVERLNLYAASLRVCFLLFESMREHLKFQLEMYIKKLMEIITVENPKMPYEMKEMALEAIVQLWHIPSFVTELYINYDCDYYCSNLFEDLTKLLSKNAFPVSGQLYTTHLLSLDALLTVIDSTEAHCQAKVLNSLTQQEKKEAARPGYETVDGIREASNTERAANDRKPVGIAPDVPGLHLPGGGRLPAEHGKPGCSDLEEAGDSGADKKFTRKPPRFSCLLPDPRELIEIKNKKKLLITGTEQFNQKPKKGIQFLQEKGLLTIPMDNTEVAQWLRENPRLDKKMIGEFVSDRKNIDLLESFVSTFSFQGLRLDEALRLYLEAFRLPGEAPVIQRLLEAFTEHWRNCNGSPFANSDACFALAYAVIMLNTDQHNHNVRKQNAPMTLEEFRKNLKGVNGGKDFEQDILEDMYHAIKNEEIVMPEEQTGLVRENYVWNVLLHRGATPEGIFLRVPAGSYDLDLFTMTWGPTIAALSYVFDKSLEETIIQKAISGFRKCAMISAHYGLSDVFDNLIISLCKFTALSSESIENLPSVFGSNPKAHIAAKTVFHLAHRHGDILREGWKNIMEAMLQLFRAQLLPKAMVEVEDFVDPNGKISLQREETPSNRGESTVLSFVSWLTLSGTEQSSVRGPSTENQEAKRAALDCIKQCDPEKMITESKFLQLESLQELMKALVSVTPDEETYDEEDAAFCLEMLLRIVLENRDRVGCVWQTVRDHLYHLCVQAQDFCFLVERAVVGLLRLAIRLLRREEISGQVLLSLRILLLMKPSVLSRVSHQVAYGLHELLKTNAANIHSGDDWATLFTLLECIGSGVKPPAALQATARADAPDAGAQSDSELPSYHQNDVSLDRGYTSDSEVYADHCRPGKIHRSATDADVVNSGWLVVGKDDIDNSKPGPGPSRLGPSPLVNQYSLTVGLDLGPHDTKSLLKCVESLSFIVRDAAHITPDNFELCVKTLRIFVEASLNGGCKSQEKRGKSHKYDSKGNRFKKKSKEGSVLRRPRTSSQHATRGGHSDDDEDEGVPASYHTVSLQVSQDLLDLMHTLHTRAASIYSSWAEEQRHLETGGRKIEADSRTLWAHCWCPLLQGIACLCCDARRQVRMQALTYLQRALLVHDLQKLDALEWESCFNKVLFPLLTKLLENISPADVGGMEETRMRASTLLSKVFLQHLSPLLSLSTFAALWLTILDFMDKYMHAGSSDLLSEAIPESLKNMLLVMDTAEIFHNADARGGSPSALWEITWERIDCFLPHLRDELFKQTVIQDPMPMEPHAQKPMASAHMAPAAGDTRTPGHPPPPEMPSELGVCDFEKPEGPRPANSSSPGSPVASSPSRLSPTPDGPPPLAQPPLILQPLASPLQVGVPPMTLPIILNPALIEATSPVPLLATPRPTDPMPTSEVN, from the exons AACTCTCAGAAATTGAGCCCAATGTGTTCCTCCGTCCATTTCTGGAAGTGATTCGCTCTGAAGATACCACTGGCCCTATCACTGGACTGGCGCTAACCTCTGTCAACAAGTTCCTGTCCTATGCACTCATAG ATCCCACTCATGAGGGCACAGCAGAGGGCATGGAGAACATGGCGGATGCTGTCACCCATGCCCGTTTTGTGGGCACAGATCCTGCCAGCGATGAGGTTGTCCTGATGAAAATCCTTCAG GTGCTGCGGACTCTGTTGCTGACCCCAGTGGGTTCCCACCTAACCAATGAATCTGTGTGTGAGATTATGCAGTCTTGCTTCCGGATCTGCTTTGAAATGAGGCTCAGTG AGTTATTGAGAAAATCCGCAGAGCACACTCTCGTAGACATGGTGCAGCTGCTCTTCACAAG GTTACCTCAGTTTAAAGAAGAACCCAAGAACTATATGGGCACCAACATGAAGAAG ATTTCTCCATGTCTCCTCAACAAACTGGAGCTAAGTAGTGGGGAGCAGACCAAAGCCCTGAACCAGTTAGAGAGGGTACTACTCTTTAAGAACCTcaag CTGAAAATGAGAGCAGGAGGCATGAGTGATTCATCCaagtggaagaaacagaagagatccCCCCGGCCTCTGCGCCATATGACCAAAGTCACACCGGGTTCAGAGCTGCCCACCCCCAACGGAACTACCTTATCCTCTAACCTCACTG GGGGAATGCCCTTCATTGATGTGCCCACTCCCATCTCTTCTGCAAGTTCAGAAGCTGCCTCAGCAGTGGTCAGCCCCTCTACAGACAGTGGCCTGGAGTTCTCCTCCCAGACCACCTCCAAGGAAGACCTCACTGACCTGGAACAACCTGGCTCTCCAGGGTATAGCACAGCTACAGAGCCTGGCAGCAGCGAGCTGGGGATTCCTGAGCAGCCTGATCCCCAG CAGGAAGGGATTCATGTGGAAAAGGCCCAGTCAGCATCCGTGGAATCCATCCCCGAAGTGTTAGAGGAGTGCACATCCCCTGCTGACCACTCTGATTCTGCCTCTGTTCATGACATGGATTACGTCAATCCCCGGGGTGTACGCTTTACACAGTCCTCCCAGAAGGAAG GTACAGCATTGGTCCCCTATGGTCTTCCCTGCATCCGCGAACTCTTCCGCTTCCTCATCTCCCTCACCAATCCACACGACCGCCATAATTCAGAGGTTATGATCCACATGGGATTGCATTTGCTGACAGTGGCTCTTGAATCAGCCCCTGTAGCCCAGTGCCAAACCCTGTTGGGCCTCATCAAGGATGAGATGTGCCGCCACTTACTCCAG CTACTCAGTGTAGAGCGACTAAACCTTTATGCTGCTTCCCTGCGGGTATGCTTCCTACTGTTTGAGAGCATGAGGGAGCACCTCAAGTTCCAATTGGAG ATGTACATCAAAAAGCTTATGGAAATCATCACTGTGGAGAACCCCAAGATGCCTTACGAGATGAAGGAGATGGCACTGGAGGCCATTGTGCAGCTCTGGCACATCCCCAGCTTTGTCACTGAGCTCTATATCAACTATGATTGTGACTATTACTGTTCCAACCTCTTTGAAGACCTCACCAAGCTGCTGTCCAAG AATGCCTTCCCTGTGTCTGGTCAGCTCTACACAACACACCTCCTCTCTCTTGATGCCCTGTTAACAGTGATTGATAGCACTGAGGCCCATTGCCAGGCCAAAGTCCTCAACAGTCTTACccaacaagagaagaaagaagcagcTAGACCTGGCTATGAGACAGTAGATGGCATCCGAGAAGCCAGCAATA CTGAGAGAGCAGCCAACGACAGGAAACCTGTAGGCATAGCCCCAGATGTCCCAGGCCTACATTTACCAGGTGGAGGGCGGCTGCCAGCAGAACACGGGAAGCCAGGATGCAGTGATCTGGAGGAAGCTGGTGACTCTGGGG CTGACAAAAAGTTTACCCGGAAGCCACCTCGATTTTCCTGTCTCCTGCCAGATCCACGGGAActgattgaaattaaaaacaaaaagaag CTGCTAATCACGGGCACAGAACAGTTCAATCAGAAACCAAAGAAGGGGATCCAGTTTCTGCAAGAAAAAGGCCTCCTCACCATCCCAATGGACAACACAGAAGTAGCCCAGTGGCTCCGAGAGAACCCTCGGCTGGACAAGAAAATGATTGGAGAGTTTGTGAGTGACCGCAAAAACATTGACCTGTTGGAGAGCTTTGTAAG CACCTTCAGCTTTCAGGGTCTGCGGCTGGATGAAGCTCTTCGTCTCTACTTGGAAGCCTTCCGCTTACCTGGGGAAGCACCAGTCATCCAGAGGTTGCTGGAGGCATTCACAGAGCATTGGAGG AATTGTAATGGCTCCCCATTTGCCAATAGCGATGCCTGCTTTGCCCTGGCCTATGCTGTCATCATGCTTAATACTGACCAGCACAACCACAATGTTCGCAAACAGAATGCACCCATGACTCTAGAG GAGTTTCGCAAAAACCTAAAAGGTGTGAACGGAGGCAAGGACTTTGAGCAAGACATTCTGGAGGACATGTATCATGCCATCAA GAATGAGGAAATTGTGATGCCTGAAGAGCAGACAGGCTTGGTTCGGGAGAACTATGTGTGGAATGTGCTGCTTCATCGAGGTGCCACCCCAGAAGGCATATTCTTGCGTGTGCCTGCTGGCAGCTATGATCTTGACCTCTTCACCATGACCTGGGGCCCCACTATTGCTGCTCTCTCTTACGTCTTTGACAAAAGCCTTGAGGAAACAATCATCCAGAAAGCCATCTCGGGCTTCAG GAAGTGCGCCATGATCTCCGCCCACTATGGCCTCAGCGATGTATTTGACAATCTCATCATATCTCTGTGCAAATTCACAGCTCTCAGCAGTGAG tctATTGAGAACCTGCCTAGTGTGTTTGGAAGCAACCCCAAAGCCCATATTGCAGCTAAGACGGTATTCCATTTAGCCCATCGTCACGGTGACATCCTGCGGGAGGGCTGGAAGAATATCATGGAGGCCATGCTGCAGCTCTTCCGGGCCCAACTGCTACCCAAAGCTATGGTGGAG GTAGAAGATTTCGTGGATCCCAATGGCAAGATCTCTCTACAGAGGGAGGAGACACCATCAAATCG AGGAGAGTCAACAGTGCTAAGCTTTGTGAGCTGGCTGACACTAAGTGGTACTGAACAGTCTAGTGTGCGAGGCCCATCCACTGAGAACCAAGAGGCCAAAAGAGCAGCCTTAGACTGTATCAAG CAATGTGACCCAGAAAAAATGATCACAGAAAGCAAGTTTCTTCAGCTGGAGTCACTGCAGGAGCTCATGAAG GCTCTAGTCTCAGTGACACCAGATGAAGAGACATATGATGAGGAGGATGCTGCTTTCTGCCTGGAGATGCTGCTGAGGATTGTGCTGGAGAACAG GGACCGTGTGGGTTGTGTGTGGCAGACTGTTCGAGACCATCTGTATCACCTATGTGTCCAGGCACAGGATTTCTGCTTCCTTGTGGAGCGGGCAGTGGTGGGGCTGCTGCGCTTGGCCATTCGACTGCTCCGCAGAGAAGAGATCAGTGGCCAG GTGCTGCTCTCCCTGCGCATTTTGCTACTAATGAAGCCCAGCGTGCTGTCCCGAGTCAGTCACCAGGTAGCCTATGGGCTCCATGAACTCCTTAAGACCAACGCAGCCAACATCCACTCAGGTGATGACTGGGCCACCCTCTTCACGCTACTGGAATGCATTGGCTCAGGCGTAAAACCTCCAGCTGCACTGCAGGCCACAGCCAGGGCTGATGCACCTGATGCTG GGGCCCAATCAGACAGCGAACTCCCATCCTACCATCAGAATGATGTGAGCCTGGACCGAGGATACACTTCTGACTCAGAGGTCTATGCTGACCATTGTAGGCCTGGCAAGATCCACCGATCAGCCACAGATGCTGATGTGGTCAACAGCGGTTGGTTAGTG GTGGGGAAGGATGACATCGATAACTCCAAGCCAGGTCCTGGGCCCAGCCGGCTAGGCCCTTCACCCCTGGTCAATCAGTACAGCCTAACAGTGGGGCTGGACCTCGGGCCACATGACACTAAGTCCCTGCTTAAATGTGTGGAATCTCTGTCGTTCATTGTGCGTGATGCTGCCCACATTACACCTGACAACTTTGAGCTCTGCGTCAAGACTCTCCGCATCTTTGTGGAGGCCAGTCTGAATGGCG GGTGCAAGTCCCAGGAGAAACGTGGCAAGAGTCACAAATatgacagcaaaggaaaccgcTTCAAGAAGAAATCCAAGGAAGGCTCAGTGCTTCGGCGGCCTCGAACCTCCAGCCAACATGCCACTAGAGGTGGGCATAGTGACGATGATGAGGATGAAGGCGTGCCTGCCAGCTACCATACGGTGTCTTTACAGGTCAGTCAGGAC TTGTTAGACCTGATGCACACCCTACACACGAGAGCGGCCTCTATCTACAGCTCGTGGGCGGAGGAGCAGCGCCACCTGGAGACAGGTGGTCGGAAGATCGAAGCAGATTCACGCACCCTCTGGGCCCACTGTTGGTGCCCTTTACTGCAGG GCATCGCCTGCCTGTGCTGTGATGCCCGGCGCCAGGTGCGGATGCAGGCACTGACCTATCTGCAGCGAGCACTACTGGTACATGATCTGCAAAAGCTAGATGCCCTGGAGTGGGAGTCCTGTTTTAACAAG GTGCTGTTTCCTCTACTGACCAAACTCTTGGAGAACATCAGCCCTGCAGATGTGGGTGGGATGGAGGAGACTCGAATGAGGGCTTCCACACTGCTCTCTAAG GTCTTCTTGCAGCACCTGTCTCCGCTGCTGTCACTCTCTACCTTTGCGGCCCTCTGGCTGACCATCCTGGACTTCATGGACAAGTATATGCATGCAGGCTCCAGTGACTTACTG TCAGAGGCCATCCCTGAGTCTCTGAAGAACATGCTCCTGGTGATGGACACAGCAGAGATTTTCCACAACGCAGATGCCCGAGGAGGCAGCCCCTCAGCCCTCTGGGAGATTACCTGGGAGCGCATTGACTGTTTTCTGCCCCACCTACGAGATGAGCTCTTCAAGCAGACTGTCATCCAGG ACCCCATGCCCATGGAGCCACATGCCCAAAAACCTATGGCCTCAGCCCACATGGCTCCTGCTGCTGGGGACACAAGGACACCTGGCCATCCACCTCCTCCAGAGATGCCTTCTGAGCTGGGGGTCTGTG ACTTTGAGAAGCCTGAGGGCCCTCGGCCTGCCAACAGCAGCTCCCCTGGATCACCAGTGGCGTCTAGCCCCAGCAGACTGAGCCCTACTCCAGATGGGCCTCCTCCCCTGGCTCAGCCCCCACTGATCCTGCAGCCCTTGGCCTCCCCACTGCAGGTGGGTGTACCACCCATGACTCTGCCCATCATCCTCAACCCTGCTCTCATTGAGGCCACTTCACCAGTGCCCCTCCTGGCTACACCCCGCCCCACAGACCCCATGCCCACCTCTGAGGTCAACTAA